The following proteins are encoded in a genomic region of Alteromonadaceae bacterium 2753L.S.0a.02:
- a CDS encoding voltage-gated potassium channel: MGLGGKLDWVIAALIIISVVGFAVETLPDIHPRTRFILATLEWLTVAAFTAEYVYRIYRAPNKWRFIFSFYGIIDLLAILPYLIAPAVDLRSIRLLRFLRFIRLLKLTRYNRALLHFALALNYAREEIVISITGTSVLVFLASVGIYYFEHPAQPEVYRSIFDALWWAVATFTTVGYGDIYPITTGGRLFTMGVLFLGLGLVAGTTGILASALMKVKNEQQDND, encoded by the coding sequence GTGGGGCTCGGCGGTAAATTGGATTGGGTTATCGCCGCATTGATTATTATTTCTGTGGTGGGTTTTGCGGTGGAAACTCTTCCGGATATCCATCCGCGAACGCGTTTTATTCTGGCGACTTTGGAATGGCTGACGGTAGCTGCGTTCACGGCGGAATATGTGTATCGTATATATCGTGCGCCCAACAAATGGCGATTTATTTTCAGTTTTTACGGCATTATTGATTTGTTGGCCATATTGCCCTACCTGATCGCGCCTGCAGTGGATTTGCGTTCAATACGTCTGCTACGATTTTTACGCTTCATTCGTCTGTTAAAACTCACTCGATACAATCGCGCGCTATTACACTTTGCACTCGCGCTAAACTATGCCCGAGAGGAGATTGTCATTTCTATTACGGGTACCAGTGTGCTCGTTTTTCTGGCTTCGGTAGGAATCTATTATTTTGAGCACCCTGCGCAACCAGAAGTCTATCGCTCAATCTTTGATGCGCTCTGGTGGGCGGTGGCTACCTTTACAACGGTCGGTTATGGGGATATCTATCCCATCACCACTGGGGGACGTTTGTTCACTATGGGTGTGTTATTTTTAGGCTTGGGGTTGGTCGCGGGCACAACTGGAATACTCGCCAGCGCGCTGATGAAAGTAAAAAACGAACAGCAAGATAACGATTAA
- a CDS encoding putative MFS family arabinose efflux permease, with protein sequence MQFIRQLPRNVWVLASTLALVQGSMPLLVLVSGLLGSEIAPDKKLATLPVAVAVVGTACFTIPAILLAQRFGRKRSAYLGLSCMLLGISACGLATVTLNFWWLVGGSLLVGVSTAFMQQFRFAALESLSDLSNAGPALAILMLSGIAAGIIGPELVTLGSSLLPSAPQFLAAFSLMAGLIIVGMTVLTRFNNPEILKDDTSGEARALSVIIKTPTFMIAASLGTISFAVMVFLMTSTPISMHVMHGHSVNDAKWVIQSHVVAMFLPSVFSGFLVKRFGAAPLMITGSLLYLLVILVAFNGHQVIHYWWALVLLGIGWNFLFLSATTVLPTAYKPNERFKAQAANDFIMFTTQAISSLIAGWVLFNFGWNTQLWLCLPVSILALLLSLSYAMQQRKPVYKPV encoded by the coding sequence ATGCAATTTATCAGGCAACTACCCCGAAACGTTTGGGTTCTCGCATCCACGCTCGCCTTGGTGCAGGGTTCTATGCCATTGCTGGTACTGGTAAGCGGTTTACTCGGTAGCGAAATCGCGCCCGATAAAAAGCTTGCAACGCTACCTGTGGCTGTTGCAGTGGTCGGAACCGCCTGCTTTACCATTCCTGCAATACTCTTGGCGCAGCGCTTTGGGAGAAAGCGTAGCGCATACCTTGGGCTCAGCTGCATGTTACTGGGTATCTCCGCCTGCGGCCTGGCAACCGTCACCCTTAACTTTTGGTGGCTGGTTGGGGGTTCGCTATTGGTTGGCGTTAGCACCGCGTTTATGCAACAGTTTCGATTTGCTGCGCTGGAAAGCCTCAGCGATTTATCCAACGCCGGGCCGGCTTTGGCGATACTCATGCTTTCGGGTATTGCGGCGGGAATTATTGGGCCGGAATTGGTAACTCTGGGTTCATCTTTGCTGCCATCGGCCCCACAATTTCTGGCGGCTTTCTCGCTTATGGCTGGACTGATAATTGTTGGAATGACAGTACTTACGCGTTTTAACAATCCCGAAATACTTAAAGATGATACCAGTGGTGAGGCGCGAGCTCTATCAGTCATAATAAAGACACCTACATTTATGATTGCCGCCAGCCTCGGCACCATCAGTTTCGCCGTAATGGTTTTCTTAATGACTTCCACCCCAATTAGCATGCATGTTATGCACGGTCACAGTGTGAACGATGCCAAATGGGTTATTCAGAGTCATGTGGTGGCAATGTTTTTACCGTCAGTTTTTTCAGGCTTTCTAGTAAAACGCTTTGGCGCTGCACCGTTAATGATTACCGGTTCGCTGTTATATCTTTTGGTAATTTTGGTGGCGTTTAACGGTCACCAGGTAATTCATTACTGGTGGGCGCTGGTGTTGTTAGGTATTGGCTGGAATTTTCTTTTCCTCAGTGCGACCACCGTACTACCAACCGCCTATAAACCCAATGAACGATTTAAGGCACAAGCTGCTAACGATTTTATTATGTTCACCACCCAGGCTATTAGCTCACTGATTGCCGGTTGGGTACTTTTCAATTTCGGTTGGAATACGCAATTATGGCTGTGTTTGCCAGTGAGCATTCTGGCTTTGCTATTATCATTGAGCTATGCAATGCAACAACGTAAACCCGTATATAAACCTGTTTGA
- a CDS encoding PaiB family negative transcriptional regulator — MHLPDQFAEYDQQVLIEFIRKQPFASLVHNAGDFLDACQVPLLMFTEGERVVLQGHVSRRNPIFRANTNSVLAIFSGQNHYISPGWYPHKSSDPKVVPTWNYQLVKAHGTIRCIDDPVWKRHNIEQLTDTHESGFENPWKVSDAPQDFINRLLAAIVGIEIQVTKLEGIFKLSQNQADKTQRAVAAELQKLGSPLAREMRRK, encoded by the coding sequence ATGCACTTACCTGACCAATTTGCCGAGTATGACCAACAGGTTTTAATAGAGTTTATTAGGAAACAGCCATTTGCCAGCCTGGTGCACAATGCTGGCGATTTTCTGGATGCCTGCCAAGTTCCATTGCTGATGTTTACAGAGGGCGAGCGTGTGGTTCTTCAGGGGCATGTTTCACGACGCAACCCAATTTTCAGGGCCAATACAAACAGCGTACTGGCAATATTTTCAGGTCAAAACCACTATATTTCACCCGGCTGGTACCCGCATAAAAGCAGCGACCCTAAAGTTGTGCCTACGTGGAACTACCAGCTGGTAAAAGCTCATGGCACTATACGTTGCATCGATGATCCGGTCTGGAAGCGACACAATATCGAACAGCTGACTGATACCCACGAGTCGGGTTTTGAAAACCCCTGGAAAGTGTCTGACGCGCCGCAAGATTTTATTAATAGATTACTTGCTGCAATTGTAGGTATTGAAATACAGGTAACCAAGCTCGAGGGCATTTTTAAACTCAGCCAGAATCAGGCTGATAAAACTCAACGAGCAGTTGCTGCAGAATTGCAGAAGCTGGGTAGTCCTCTAGCGAGGGAAATGCGCCGCAAATAG
- a CDS encoding LPP20 lipoprotein, whose amino-acid sequence MNVSVKTLCLCGALSLLTACGGAPTKQESAKADPYPDWYYSPADSIANALNAASCVAIPGGNLEIARKQALANGRADIASQIETRVKAMDKTYDRLANTDEGSSVGGTFESVSKQVTNQVMSGVRAVKSARVDDSGKPYFCSLVSLGPEKTSQLVDQIIAASGVNISGDSESVLREQFNAYKAQQEMESAMGSY is encoded by the coding sequence ATGAATGTTTCTGTTAAAACCCTGTGCCTGTGTGGCGCACTCAGCTTATTAACCGCCTGTGGCGGAGCTCCCACCAAGCAGGAATCCGCTAAGGCAGACCCTTACCCCGATTGGTATTACAGCCCAGCTGACTCCATTGCCAATGCACTAAATGCTGCTAGCTGCGTTGCAATACCCGGGGGGAATCTGGAAATAGCGCGCAAGCAGGCATTGGCAAATGGCCGAGCCGATATCGCATCGCAAATTGAAACGCGCGTTAAAGCCATGGACAAAACCTACGACCGGCTTGCCAACACCGACGAGGGTTCTTCCGTTGGTGGCACTTTTGAGAGCGTTTCCAAACAGGTAACTAATCAAGTGATGAGCGGCGTGAGAGCGGTTAAATCGGCGCGAGTTGACGACAGCGGCAAACCCTATTTTTGTTCGTTGGTAAGCCTTGGTCCTGAGAAAACCAGCCAGTTAGTGGATCAAATAATTGCAGCGTCTGGTGTGAATATTTCTGGAGACAGTGAAAGCGTGTTGCGCGAACAGTTTAATGCCTACAAAGCGCAACAGGAAATGGAGAGCGCCATGGGATCGTATTAA
- a CDS encoding membrane-bound lytic murein transglycosylase C produces the protein MDKDALIQRVSLAFLIASCSCICFANDDLFDELDAETTAPSVRRAATQQKDMKQHADDAFAQLESETRHGTQSQSSAELDAEFQVWKQQYFEELSRYKREILKIWDDAEVTDKTTWVEYSADMKTKKVVDYERNEIRISVIQDDEKATTTIPVEAVVEEIIATDTAKAREKDPVIAAISKKQTEPQAIDNDSQLMLAELIKEPGNKNSERQLASQLSRKAQTDTTQAKTPGYKPITTVTIKLPVDAVLKRAQQYAETVAAQAQRNNIDKSLIYAVMHTESAFNPMARSNIPAFGLMQIVPESAGRDATRLLHGEERILDANYLFNPKNNIEVGAAYINILYYKYLKEISNPLSRLYCAIAAYNTGAGNVSKAFTGKRKISKAVPLINSKTPQQVYEQLRSKLPYDETRIYLKRVVERQQMYAQTQL, from the coding sequence ATGGACAAGGACGCTCTCATACAGCGGGTTAGCTTGGCGTTTCTTATCGCGAGTTGTAGCTGTATCTGTTTCGCTAACGACGATCTCTTCGACGAGCTCGATGCGGAAACCACAGCGCCATCGGTGCGTCGCGCCGCCACTCAACAAAAAGACATGAAACAGCATGCCGACGATGCTTTTGCACAGCTTGAAAGTGAAACCCGCCATGGTACTCAATCGCAAAGTTCAGCCGAACTCGACGCAGAATTTCAGGTCTGGAAGCAGCAGTATTTCGAGGAATTGAGTCGTTACAAAAGAGAAATTCTAAAAATTTGGGACGATGCGGAAGTTACCGATAAAACCACTTGGGTGGAATATTCCGCTGACATGAAAACCAAAAAGGTGGTCGATTACGAGCGTAATGAAATTCGAATTAGCGTGATTCAGGATGACGAAAAAGCCACGACTACCATCCCGGTGGAAGCCGTGGTTGAAGAGATTATTGCAACAGACACTGCGAAGGCGCGTGAAAAAGATCCGGTAATAGCGGCGATTAGTAAAAAGCAAACAGAGCCGCAAGCGATAGACAATGATTCGCAGTTGATGCTCGCCGAGCTTATCAAAGAACCGGGCAATAAAAACAGCGAACGGCAACTGGCGTCACAATTAAGCCGTAAGGCGCAGACCGATACAACGCAAGCTAAAACTCCCGGTTACAAACCGATTACCACTGTGACAATTAAATTACCTGTCGATGCGGTACTTAAACGAGCGCAACAGTACGCCGAAACTGTAGCGGCACAGGCACAGCGCAATAATATCGACAAATCGTTGATTTATGCGGTAATGCATACCGAAAGTGCTTTTAATCCGATGGCACGTTCCAATATACCCGCTTTTGGTTTAATGCAAATTGTGCCGGAATCGGCGGGGCGTGACGCCACCCGGCTGTTGCATGGTGAAGAGAGAATACTGGATGCTAACTATTTGTTTAATCCAAAGAACAATATTGAGGTGGGAGCCGCCTACATCAATATTCTTTATTACAAGTATCTGAAAGAAATCAGCAACCCCTTGAGCCGTTTGTACTGCGCGATTGCCGCTTACAATACCGGAGCAGGCAATGTCTCCAAGGCATTTACCGGAAAGCGAAAAATAAGTAAAGCAGTGCCGCTTATCAATAGCAAAACACCGCAGCAGGTGTATGAGCAACTGCGCAGTAAATTGCCCTACGATGAAACCAGAATCTATTTAAAGCGCGTGGTTGAGCGCCAGCAGATGTATGCCCAAACGCAATTGTAA
- a CDS encoding inner membrane protein has translation MQRQIALKSALIVLLSLLLLIPLNMIEGQIRARSLYLDAVKQDIATSWTGEQAVMSPVLVQPYQVSSTNKKNPVIIRYLLIPARHLQIAADARSEMRSRGIYEVPVYTSELQFDGRIMQKNWHEQRDKVSAQQNFESFLPPYLAMYLSDPRGVGNSFKATLNGRTAELVPGAGIPLLENGFRVELPPALLEQGDYLEFKLQFELRGMSKLGFIPAAESVNLQMRSDWQHPKFSGAFLPLEHEIDEVGFRAAWSVNEFSSAAKNKLQLCQGGKCTALLQTQLSVEFFQPVDIYQQAERAVKYGVLFIAISFVSFFIFEALTTVRIHPIQYTLVGLSLAIFYLLLISLSEHMVFLWAYLIATCACTLLLLAYLSKVLAKPWQARIFCGCLAGLHAMLYVILQLEDFALLMGAMLLFVLLAILMLATRTIDWYALPGAGQLGSQGELFEKSI, from the coding sequence ATGCAACGCCAAATAGCCCTTAAGTCGGCACTCATCGTTTTGCTCTCGCTGTTACTGCTGATTCCGCTGAATATGATTGAAGGCCAGATTCGTGCGCGCAGTTTGTATCTGGACGCGGTAAAACAGGATATCGCCACCAGTTGGACAGGGGAGCAAGCGGTGATGTCGCCGGTGCTGGTACAGCCGTATCAGGTATCCAGTACGAATAAGAAAAACCCGGTTATTATCCGTTATCTGCTGATCCCTGCACGACATCTGCAAATTGCGGCAGACGCGCGTTCCGAGATGCGCTCGCGTGGCATTTATGAGGTACCGGTATACACCAGCGAACTGCAGTTTGACGGTCGCATAATGCAAAAAAATTGGCATGAGCAGCGAGATAAAGTCAGCGCGCAACAAAATTTTGAGAGTTTTCTGCCACCTTATTTGGCGATGTATTTGAGTGATCCACGCGGTGTCGGCAATAGTTTTAAAGCGACTTTGAATGGTCGCACGGCGGAGCTTGTTCCGGGTGCGGGTATACCCCTACTCGAGAATGGCTTTCGAGTTGAGTTACCGCCAGCGCTATTGGAGCAGGGTGATTATCTGGAATTTAAGCTGCAGTTTGAGCTCCGCGGTATGTCTAAACTGGGATTTATTCCGGCTGCAGAGAGTGTCAATTTACAGATGCGTTCAGACTGGCAACATCCGAAGTTTAGTGGCGCATTTTTACCGTTGGAACATGAAATTGATGAAGTTGGTTTTAGAGCTGCATGGTCTGTTAACGAGTTCAGCAGTGCGGCTAAAAATAAGCTTCAATTGTGTCAGGGTGGTAAGTGCACAGCTCTATTGCAAACACAGCTCAGTGTTGAATTTTTTCAGCCGGTTGACATTTATCAGCAAGCGGAGCGCGCGGTAAAATACGGTGTTTTATTTATAGCCATCAGCTTTGTGAGTTTCTTTATTTTTGAAGCGCTCACTACGGTGCGTATTCATCCAATCCAATACACGCTGGTGGGCCTTTCTCTGGCTATATTTTATTTATTACTTATATCACTTTCTGAACATATGGTATTTTTATGGGCTTATCTCATAGCAACCTGCGCTTGTACGCTACTGCTACTCGCCTATCTAAGTAAAGTGCTGGCGAAGCCCTGGCAGGCGCGAATATTTTGCGGCTGCCTGGCGGGCTTGCACGCTATGTTGTATGTGATTCTACAGTTGGAGGATTTTGCGCTGTTGATGGGGGCTATGTTGCTGTTTGTATTGCTCGCTATTCTAATGCTCGCTACCCGCACAATCGATTGGTATGCACTGCCGGGCGCTGGGCAGCTGGGTTCTCAGGGGGAGCTGTTCGAGAAGTCAATTTGA
- a CDS encoding LPP20 lipoprotein, whose product MESNKYALSIPLVLAFFTAFCFAGNIPEWVVNPAEDSAELIYGVGEGESLNTATKSALEYIAGKLVTSIESQLTMQTSAVNDRVDSRVQSKLRSQIGNTLISGYDIDVSDKSGKRYFVRVKVDRQKLFESNNKALQNALAFLSQYLGDNTTMSVMQVLKQERMLNKSLREAQQKAYVVQALAGSSQVAASQQKINQYQQVLTNKLNDLVVYVEASQDLQPLARQLVERLSDEGVRATTRKPSGKSPRVVLQGRFNKTVRFEQKYVVANTSIDVYDEFSNTLSSRQLRIDGQAYMSHESAITAAINKASQELAEDGVAESLGLL is encoded by the coding sequence ATGGAATCCAACAAATATGCGCTGTCAATCCCGTTAGTGTTGGCGTTTTTTACAGCATTTTGCTTTGCCGGGAATATTCCCGAGTGGGTTGTTAACCCAGCTGAAGATTCTGCGGAGTTAATTTACGGCGTCGGAGAGGGCGAGTCGCTTAACACGGCTACTAAATCTGCCTTGGAATATATTGCTGGAAAGTTAGTTACCAGCATAGAGTCCCAACTTACCATGCAGACTTCCGCGGTAAACGACCGGGTCGATAGTCGCGTGCAAAGTAAATTGCGTTCGCAAATTGGTAATACGCTCATTAGTGGATACGACATTGATGTAAGCGACAAATCCGGTAAGCGGTATTTTGTGCGGGTTAAGGTAGACCGCCAGAAACTGTTCGAATCCAACAACAAAGCCTTGCAAAACGCACTCGCGTTTCTCAGTCAATATCTTGGCGACAACACAACTATGAGCGTTATGCAGGTGCTGAAGCAGGAGCGCATGCTGAACAAAAGTTTGCGCGAAGCACAACAAAAAGCCTATGTGGTGCAGGCGCTTGCGGGAAGTTCACAGGTCGCAGCCAGTCAGCAGAAAATAAATCAGTATCAGCAAGTACTTACTAACAAATTGAACGACCTGGTGGTGTATGTTGAGGCCTCGCAGGATTTACAACCGCTGGCACGCCAACTTGTCGAGCGCTTGTCTGATGAGGGCGTGCGAGCGACTACCCGTAAACCGAGCGGTAAAAGCCCGCGCGTTGTGTTACAGGGACGTTTTAATAAAACGGTGCGCTTCGAACAAAAATACGTGGTGGCAAATACCAGCATCGATGTGTACGACGAGTTTTCCAATACTTTGTCTTCTCGCCAGCTGCGTATCGATGGCCAGGCGTATATGTCTCATGAAAGCGCCATAACTGCGGCAATCAACAAAGCTAGCCAGGAGCTGGCGGAAGATGGTGTTGCGGAATCACTCGGCTTACTGTAA
- a CDS encoding phage regulatory protein CII, translating to MVDRLDLLVYETAHESELGMARLADQLDIGQQVLINKVNYNNDKNKLSLREAIAMMKATGNISILEEIAWQLGFRLASTQQKSDQNLLTAIVNASADHGKVHQTIEAAFDDNRFSPRELTEITQEINDAVNALHTLLSTIEEIERKQQRVT from the coding sequence ATGGTAGACAGATTGGATTTGCTTGTGTACGAAACCGCCCATGAATCAGAATTGGGTATGGCGCGCTTGGCCGATCAGCTCGATATAGGTCAGCAAGTGCTAATTAATAAAGTAAACTATAACAATGATAAAAATAAGCTTTCGCTGCGGGAGGCAATAGCGATGATGAAAGCCACCGGCAATATTTCCATCCTGGAAGAAATTGCCTGGCAGCTAGGTTTTCGCCTCGCATCTACGCAACAAAAAAGCGATCAGAATTTACTTACAGCTATCGTTAATGCCAGTGCCGATCACGGCAAGGTTCACCAAACCATCGAAGCGGCCTTCGACGATAATCGGTTTTCTCCCAGAGAACTTACTGAAATTACCCAGGAGATAAACGACGCAGTCAACGCCTTACATACTCTGCTGTCTACGATTGAAGAAATAGAGCGCAAACAACAGCGGGTTACCTAA
- a CDS encoding hypothetical protein (manually curated) has translation MIKRVGNTLIKEKHRASCHCGAVVLELTLPNGIENPRRCDCFICRRKGAVVASVPLSNLKVVKGQECLTLYQFNTFTAKHFFCSRCGIYTHHQRRSNSQEYGFNVGCLEDVNPFEIGEVPLSDGVNHPADRH, from the coding sequence TTGATAAAACGCGTTGGTAATACGCTTATAAAAGAAAAACATCGAGCCAGTTGTCATTGCGGTGCCGTGGTATTGGAACTTACTTTGCCAAACGGTATCGAAAACCCCCGGCGTTGTGATTGTTTCATTTGTCGCAGGAAGGGTGCTGTAGTGGCATCGGTACCATTATCGAACCTTAAGGTTGTAAAGGGACAGGAGTGTCTAACGCTGTATCAGTTTAATACATTTACCGCGAAGCACTTTTTTTGTTCCCGTTGCGGAATTTACACCCATCACCAGCGCCGTTCCAACTCGCAGGAGTATGGCTTTAACGTGGGGTGTCTGGAGGACGTCAACCCTTTTGAAATCGGCGAAGTACCACTAAGTGATGGTGTAAATCACCCAGCAGATCGCCACTAA
- a CDS encoding MFS transporter (manually curated), with the protein MIRENNFWQNPRNLLLSMTFVMSFLFATWQVLLNNFVIERAGFTGVEIGILQSLREIPGFLAFTAVFVLLVLREQTFALLSVATLGLGVALTGFFPTALGLYFTTVIMSIGFHYFETMNKSLTLQWLDTPNTAHFMGRALSVKAIASLSAYGIIFVAMELAGVDYVWMYLIAGSTGLLAIFVVAIKFKRFNPHVDQHKTLLLRRRYWLYYALVFMSGARRQIFVVFAGFLMVEKFGYSVGQISALFIFNYVFNFFFAARIGKLIGRIGERRALMIEYTALIGVFVSYALVSNGHVAAVLYVIDHLFFAFAIAITTYFQKIADKPDIAATASVSFTINHIAAVVIPALLGMLWIVSPGAVFLAGACFAVMSLILSLNIPSAPAPGNEVLIGGWAPAKSVG; encoded by the coding sequence GTGATCCGCGAAAACAATTTTTGGCAAAACCCCCGAAACCTGTTATTGAGCATGACATTTGTGATGTCTTTTTTATTTGCCACCTGGCAGGTTTTGCTGAACAACTTTGTGATTGAACGGGCCGGTTTTACTGGTGTAGAAATTGGAATTTTGCAAAGCTTGCGGGAAATACCTGGTTTTCTGGCATTTACGGCAGTATTCGTGCTTTTGGTTCTGCGCGAACAAACCTTTGCGTTGCTGTCGGTTGCAACACTGGGGCTAGGCGTAGCATTAACGGGGTTTTTCCCTACGGCGTTAGGGCTCTACTTTACTACAGTGATTATGTCGATTGGTTTTCATTATTTTGAAACCATGAATAAATCGCTAACCTTACAGTGGCTCGATACTCCCAACACGGCCCATTTTATGGGGCGTGCTCTCTCCGTTAAAGCGATTGCTAGCCTCTCCGCTTACGGCATTATTTTCGTAGCCATGGAGCTTGCCGGGGTGGATTACGTGTGGATGTATCTCATCGCCGGTAGCACTGGATTGCTAGCGATTTTTGTGGTGGCCATTAAATTCAAACGCTTTAACCCTCATGTGGATCAGCATAAAACTCTACTGCTGCGTCGCCGCTATTGGTTGTATTACGCACTGGTCTTTATGAGTGGCGCGCGACGCCAGATTTTCGTGGTGTTCGCGGGTTTTTTAATGGTGGAAAAATTTGGCTACAGTGTGGGCCAGATAAGTGCCCTTTTTATTTTCAATTATGTGTTTAATTTTTTCTTTGCGGCACGTATTGGAAAGTTAATTGGGCGCATCGGGGAGCGGCGTGCGCTGATGATTGAATACACGGCGCTGATTGGTGTGTTCGTCAGTTATGCCCTGGTAAGCAATGGTCATGTGGCCGCGGTGCTTTATGTTATCGATCATTTGTTCTTTGCATTCGCGATTGCGATAACCACCTATTTTCAAAAAATCGCCGACAAACCTGATATTGCCGCGACTGCCAGCGTGAGTTTTACCATTAACCATATTGCGGCAGTGGTAATTCCTGCGCTGTTGGGTATGCTGTGGATTGTTTCACCGGGAGCGGTATTTCTGGCGGGAGCTTGTTTTGCGGTAATGTCGCTGATATTGTCGCTAAATATTCCGAGTGCGCCGGCACCGGGCAATGAAGTACTTATTGGGGGATGGGCTCCTGCAAAAAGCGTGGGTTAG